From Schistocerca cancellata isolate TAMUIC-IGC-003103 chromosome 6, iqSchCanc2.1, whole genome shotgun sequence, a single genomic window includes:
- the LOC126088397 gene encoding uncharacterized protein LOC126088397, whose translation MLKLAPAKYFVLPERLLGGGGAGGGGGGGGYQYGAPGGGAGGFGGPGAGGFGGPGGGGAFGGGAPGGGALGGYGGGGAGGYGGGGYGGGGYGGGAGGGDLGQPTPYNFQYSVNDAYTGTSFGRQEAGDGSGSVQGQYQVQLPDGRNQLVRYAASDATGFNADVQYQGEPRYPSGGGAGGFGGGAGRYGAGAGGAGGYGGGAGGLGGAGGYGGGAGGYGGGAGGYGGGAGGLGGAGGFGGGAGGIGGGAGGYGGGAGGLGGGRGFGGGAGGFGGGAGGLGGAGGYGAGAGGLGGGAGGFGGAGRLGGGRGGGAGGAGGYGGAGRYGAGGAGGFGGGAGGLGGGAGGLGGGAGGFGGGRGRGGYGGAGGAGGFGGAGAGGFGGGAGGGGPSGSYLPPFKR comes from the exons ATGCTAAAATTAGCACCAGCAAAATACTTTGTTTTGCCTGAGA GATTGCTGGGCGGAGGtggcgccgggggcggcggcggcggcggcggctaccAGTACGGCGCGCCCGGTGGTGGAGCAGGAGGCTTCGGAGGACCCGGCGCCGGCGGCTTTGGGGGCCCTGGGGGCGGCGGCGCCTTCGGGGGCGGCGCTCCTGGGGGCGGTGCTCTCGGCGGCTACGGTGGTGGCGGAGCTGGCGGCTACGGAGGCGGCGGCTACGGAGGCGGCGGTTACGGAGGTGGAGCCGGCGGTGGAGACTTGGGACAA CCAACACCGTACAACTTCCAGTACTCCGTGAACGACGCTTACACCGGAACGAGCTTCGGACGGCAGGAAGCTGGTGATGGAAGTGGAAGTGTACAGGGCCAGTACCAAGTCCAACTTCCCGACGGCCGCAATCAGCTCGTACGTTACGCAGCCAGTGATGCCACCGGTTTCAACGCAGACGTTCAGTACCAGGGAGAGCCTAGGTATCCATCTGGCGGCGGAGCCGGTGGATTCGGTGGTGGCGCTGGGAGGTACGGTGCCGGTGCCGGTGGTGCCGGTGGATACGGTGGAGGAGCTGGCGGTCTCGGAGGAGCCGGAGGATATGGTGGTGGAGCCGGAGGATATGGTGGCGGAGCTGGAGGATATGGTGGTGGAGCTGGTGGTCTCGGAGGAGCTGGAGGCTTTGGTGGCGGAGCTGGTGGTATAGGGGGCGGAGCTGGAGGATACGGAGGTGGAGCCGGTGGTCTCGGAGGAGGCAGAGGATTTGGTGGTGGAGCTGGAGGATTTGGTGGTGGAGCTGGCGGTCTTGGTGGAGCTGGAGGCTACGGCGCTGGAGCTGGTGGTCTCGGAGGAGGAGCTGGAGGTTTTGGTGGAGCTGGCAGACTTGGAGGAGGCAGAGGTGGAGGTGCGGGCGGCGCTGGAGGCTACGGCGGTGCTGGAAGATACGGTGCAGGTGGCGCTGGAGGGTTCGGTGGAGGAGCTGGAGGTCTAGGAGGTGGAGCTGGAGGTCTAGGAGGTGGAGCTGGAGGTTTCGGCGGAGGAAGAGGACGTGGTGGATACGGAGGAGCTGGAGGTGCAGGAGGGTTTGGCGGTGCCGGCGCTGGAGGATTTGGTGGAGGAGCTGGTGGTGGTGGCCCATCTGGCTCATACCTGCCACCATTCAAGAGATAA